The Cuculus canorus isolate bCucCan1 chromosome 5, bCucCan1.pri, whole genome shotgun sequence genome window below encodes:
- the DRD4 gene encoding D(4) dopamine receptor encodes MGSGSTGSIPGSGPEGSPPPPAAPSAHNIAALVLGILLILLIVGGNGLVCLSVCTERALKTTTNYFIVSLAVADLLLALLVLPLYVYSEFQGGVWSLSTVLCDALMTMDVMLCTASIFNLCAISVDRFIAVSIPLNYNRRQIDLRQLILISTTWIFAFAVASPVIFGLNNVPNRDPSLCQLEDDNYIVYSSICSFFIPCPVMLVLYCAMFHGLKRWEETRKAKLRGGIYGANRKLYHPSTFLERERMGLEPQECSHCARSDQPGDYVMNNGIQTVSYPHLKYPHPGHSWKRAKINGRERKAMRVLPVVVGAFLFCWTPFFVVHITRALCKSCSIPTQVTSTVTWLGYVNSALNPIIYTVFNTEFRNFFRKVLHLFC; translated from the exons ATGGGCAGCGGGAGCACCGGGAGCATCCCGGGCAGCGGCCCCGAGGggtccccgccgccccccgcagcccccagcgCCCACAACATCGCGGCGCTGGTTCTGGgcatcctcctcatcctcctcatcgTCGGGGGCAACGGGCTCGTCTGCCTCAGCGTCTGCACCGAGCGGGCGCTCAAGACCACCACCAACTACTTCATCGTCAGCCTCGCCGTCGCAGACCTCCTGCTCGCCCTCCTCGTCCTGCCCCTCTACGTCTACTCCGAG TTCCAGGGAGGTGTGTGGTCCCTCAGCACAGTGCTGTGCGATGCTCTGATGACCATGGACGTGATGCTGTGCACAGCCTCCATCTTCAACCTCTGTGCTATCAGCGTGGATCG GTTTATCGCTGTCTCAATACCCCTGAACTACAACCGGCGACAAATCGACCTGCGGCAGTTGATCCTCATATCCACCACCTGGATATTTGCCTTTGCTGTAGCATCCCCAGTCATATTTGGCCTCAACAATGTCCCAAACCGGGACCCCAGTTTGTGTCAGCTGGAGGATGACAACTACATCGTGTACTCCTCCATCTGCTCCTTCTTCATCCCCTGCCCTGTCATGCTGGTGCTCTATTGCGCCATGTTCCATGGACTCAAGCGCTGGGAAGAAACCAGGAAAGCCAAGCTCAGGGGTGGCATCTATGGGGCCAACAGGAAGCTCTACCACCCCTCAACCTTTCTTGAGCGAGAGCGAATGGGACTGGAACCACAAGAGTGCAGCCATTGTGCCCGCTCCGACCAGCCTGGGGACTATGTGATGAACAATGGGATCCAGACTGTCTCCTACCCACACCTCAAGTACCCAcacccaggacacagttggaAGCGAGCCAAGATCAACGGCCGGGAGCGGAAGGCCATGCGGGTGCTGCCTGTTGTCGTCG gtgctttcctcttctgctggaCGCCTTTTTTTGTGGTCCACATTACCAGGGCGCTCTGCAAGTcctgctccatccccactcAAGTCACCAGCACTGTCACTTGGCTGGGTTACGTCAACAGCGCGCTCAACCCTATCATTTATACCGTTTTCAACACGGAGTTCAGGAACTTCTTCCGCAAAGTCTTGCACCTCTTCTGCTGA